In Candidatus Binatia bacterium, one genomic interval encodes:
- a CDS encoding wax ester/triacylglycerol synthase family O-acyltransferase: MKKVDRSRGGWKVVGRGAKVEVAEERSGSRPAEPEAAPAQEAPFSWVTDAVEAITAEDESGDEKLSALDAGFLFLEKPHQNFQIGCVAMLDTSPGLDALVETLDERLAEFPRFRQMPIRAKFDLGWPVWRDDPEYDTRRHIRHVAIPRPGDREKLSHVLETLVTTALPSDRPRWEIHLIEGLEHGRAALLCKVHHSMNDGISGFHVLETIADGVAKVPEKLAAIPLAAADPADAPTTERPERKPDGGLVGLLSEALADPRGTATRGIRDLAEAAETIASFLEEPPANMPWNGSLGQGRQIVWRSYPMDEFTSLKVAADGTINDAVLAIVSGALRTYALQNGHSADDGALRCIVPASIREKGDEAKPGNQVTAMFPRLPVDVADPAERLYRVRDEMRNLKERKQARATTMVLAVAGALPSFTEASLLSATSDLSMVNTLCTNVPGPKQALHVCGKKITEIHAIAPLFLDVGLAFAAASYADRISICAVADPALVPDIERIGNALDAALYETRRALWRKSEAMQAASRLSRGPTVADLMSRNVATVGVDDSLQRAHELMRGRRLSHLPVVDREARLIGVLTQRDLLFASPQVPAKLNTEDRARMLGRFAVGRAVDAKLTTASPDEPVLDAGKRMVENQLDFLPVVDAAGQLLGLVTEDHIVRWTTRTQAH; this comes from the coding sequence ATGAAGAAGGTGGACCGCTCGCGGGGCGGCTGGAAGGTCGTGGGTCGTGGGGCAAAGGTAGAAGTCGCGGAGGAGCGATCGGGCTCTAGACCGGCAGAGCCGGAGGCTGCTCCGGCGCAAGAAGCTCCATTCTCTTGGGTGACGGATGCCGTCGAAGCCATCACCGCCGAGGACGAATCGGGCGACGAGAAGCTCAGCGCACTCGATGCCGGCTTCCTTTTTCTGGAGAAGCCCCACCAGAACTTCCAGATCGGCTGCGTGGCCATGCTCGACACCTCGCCGGGCCTCGATGCCCTGGTGGAGACTCTCGACGAGCGCCTCGCCGAGTTCCCGCGCTTCCGCCAGATGCCGATCCGCGCGAAATTCGACCTCGGCTGGCCTGTCTGGCGAGACGACCCGGAGTACGACACCCGCCGACATATCCGACACGTCGCGATTCCCCGGCCGGGCGATCGCGAAAAGCTCTCGCACGTCCTCGAGACGCTGGTCACGACGGCCCTCCCTTCGGATCGGCCCCGCTGGGAAATCCATCTGATCGAGGGACTCGAGCACGGACGCGCCGCGCTGTTGTGCAAGGTCCATCACAGCATGAACGACGGGATCAGCGGCTTCCACGTCCTCGAGACGATCGCTGACGGCGTGGCGAAGGTCCCCGAGAAGCTGGCCGCCATCCCTCTTGCCGCGGCCGACCCGGCCGACGCACCGACGACCGAGCGCCCCGAGCGCAAGCCTGACGGCGGCCTCGTGGGACTGCTCTCCGAAGCCCTGGCCGATCCACGCGGCACCGCGACGCGCGGAATACGCGATCTCGCCGAAGCCGCCGAGACCATCGCATCGTTCCTCGAGGAACCGCCGGCCAACATGCCCTGGAACGGAAGCCTCGGACAAGGACGCCAAATCGTGTGGCGCTCGTATCCGATGGACGAGTTCACCTCGCTGAAGGTCGCCGCCGACGGCACAATCAACGATGCCGTGCTCGCGATCGTCTCCGGTGCCCTGCGAACGTACGCGCTCCAGAACGGACACTCGGCCGACGACGGCGCCCTGCGTTGCATCGTCCCGGCGAGCATCCGTGAGAAAGGCGACGAGGCGAAGCCCGGAAACCAGGTCACAGCGATGTTCCCACGCCTGCCGGTCGACGTCGCGGACCCCGCCGAGCGCCTGTACCGCGTCCGCGACGAGATGCGGAACCTGAAAGAGCGCAAGCAGGCCCGCGCCACGACCATGGTCCTCGCGGTTGCCGGGGCCCTGCCCTCGTTCACTGAAGCGTCTCTTCTGAGCGCCACATCGGATCTCTCGATGGTGAACACGCTGTGCACCAACGTGCCGGGGCCGAAGCAGGCGCTGCACGTCTGCGGCAAGAAGATCACCGAGATCCACGCAATTGCGCCACTATTCCTCGACGTAGGCCTCGCATTCGCAGCCGCGAGCTATGCCGATCGCATCTCGATCTGTGCCGTGGCCGATCCCGCACTCGTCCCCGACATCGAACGGATCGGCAACGCACTCGACGCCGCACTCTACGAGACGCGCCGTGCGCTGTGGAGGAAGTCCGAAGCCATGCAAGCCGCCTCGCGCCTTTCGCGCGGACCGACGGTCGCAGACCTCATGAGCCGGAACGTCGCCACGGTCGGCGTGGACGACTCGCTGCAACGGGCCCACGAGCTCATGCGCGGCCGCCGCCTCAGCCACCTTCCGGTCGTCGATCGCGAGGCGCGGCTCATCGGCGTACTCACGCAGCGCGATCTGCTCTTCGCCTCGCCGCAGGTGCCGGCGAAACTCAACACGGAAGACCGTGCCCGCATGCTGGGACGCTTTGCCGTCGGTCGGGCGGTCGACGCGAAGCTCACCACGGCGAGCCCCGATGAGCCCGTGCTCGACGCGGGCAAGCGCATGGTGGAGAACCAACTCGACTTCTTGCCGGTCGTCGACGCGGCCGGCCAGCTCCTCGGCCTCGTCACCGAAGACCACATCGTCCGCTGGACGACACGCACCCAGGCACACTAG
- a CDS encoding SDR family NAD(P)-dependent oxidoreductase — protein MGRLEGKRAIVTGAGSGIGRATAKRFAEEGASVLAVDLAEEAIGQTVSEIQSAGGTAAAATTDVGDEAAVEALVDRCVKDHGGLEVVYANAGVPGPPAPFFELTASDWDNVLRVNLIGPFLAIKYASKVMREAGSGSILCTASVAGLRSGAGPTPYSASKAAVVNLVATAANQLKGTGIRVNAICPGLIETGMTAPIFEFARAAGKEHKIGQLNPMQRYGQPVEIANLAVFLASDEASYVNGQAIAADGGLSSSLPVVPGHLF, from the coding sequence ATGGGTCGTCTAGAAGGGAAGCGCGCCATCGTCACGGGTGCCGGCAGCGGCATCGGTCGAGCAACCGCGAAGCGCTTTGCGGAAGAGGGAGCCTCCGTGTTGGCGGTCGACCTCGCCGAAGAAGCGATCGGCCAAACGGTGAGCGAGATCCAATCCGCCGGCGGCACCGCGGCGGCGGCGACGACCGACGTCGGCGACGAGGCCGCCGTCGAAGCACTCGTCGATCGATGCGTGAAGGACCACGGCGGGCTCGAAGTCGTATACGCGAATGCCGGCGTCCCGGGGCCGCCCGCCCCCTTCTTCGAACTGACGGCAAGCGACTGGGACAACGTCCTGCGGGTGAATCTAATCGGTCCGTTCCTCGCGATCAAGTACGCTTCGAAGGTGATGCGTGAAGCCGGGAGCGGCTCGATTCTGTGCACCGCGTCCGTGGCCGGCCTGCGCTCCGGCGCCGGGCCGACGCCGTACTCGGCGAGCAAGGCCGCCGTGGTGAACCTCGTCGCCACCGCCGCGAACCAGCTGAAGGGCACAGGCATCCGGGTGAACGCGATCTGCCCCGGCCTGATCGAAACGGGCATGACCGCTCCGATCTTCGAGTTCGCGCGAGCGGCCGGCAAAGAACACAAGATCGGGCAGCTGAACCCGATGCAGCGCTACGGACAACCGGTCGAGATCGCGAATCTCGCGGTGTTCCTCGCGAGCGACGAAGCCAGCTACGTGAACGGCCAGGCGATCGCAGCCGACGGCGGACTCTCGAGCAGTCTTCCGGTGGTCCCGGGACACTTGTTCTAA
- a CDS encoding DUF4215 domain-containing protein produces the protein MGISRFPARLWILVTSLLMLTTSPALALVSTDERKCIDEINKGGRKIALVQNKAIQSCVRFFSKGLLSTTLDDCMVEGLPPKVSLNVDKVEAKADKVCDGAPPSFGPSSTTSQTATAITTSFDLLSDVFGAAPVEPIMATSDPEAKCQSTMLKDLHKCEDTRLKEFRNCVRDGIKFGQIDNEADMELLCLQAPGQTEPNGKIAANCINKPTGHVSGRCVSKGVALDTAFPGCGTTDAGELVECIDEAARCRLCNFAVEVDGLITDCDLYDDETANFSCATPNICGDSTILEAETCDDGNRLSGDGCDSTCQSETGYDCTGEPSTCDEICGDGLIVGGETCDDSGTDAGDGCSATCQIESGFNCSGQPSTCAEVCGDGLIVGTETCDDGGTAAGDGCDASCQLESGFNCSGQPTVCTNVCGDGQIVSGESCDDGGTAPGDGCDGSCQLESGFNCSGQPTVCTNICGDGLIVSGEICDDGGTTPGDGCDGVCAIESGYACAGQPSVCGEVCGDGLIVGAEACDDGGTTPGDGCNGSCQLEVGFNCSGQPTSCSPICGDGLVVSGETCDDAGTTPGDGCDASCQTETGYACGGQPSTCAPVCGDGLVISPETCDDFGSAPGDGCNATCGVESGWACSGEPSTCNIFTVVINTPTHGSFTTSATTNVAGVVNFLNPAQAALTINGVSVPVGGGGTFSTTVTLDQPGIFTPIRATVTDTTFGGNAHDRVVAIFGPSVADGALSAESVALRLNDSGLDEAEPLVAQLAGSGLDLATLIPVGTTLISDTCFLDSFLGCVGSGSVSVVNPAPSISGFGIAMDSMTNFVEGIITVTDIDVNVYLNGSGLVPSCDINISANSATFDGDYALQPDPGDASTIDVNQVGTLGVSFGGFSTSFGGICDAPIIGDIIQAFLPDVEALTIDAMKDFLSDPDGAGPADGPIGDAIEAALADISISGPIGSGLGVILDTPLFDVLEDTNGITIGTNSSFTTEVGSGPGQCIPPAGAPDLTESLAVNQLFPTFGLNTPVGGLPYELGLCISSEGFNQLLKAQIECGLLVSSITELDLGGGAIPLTASTLALLIPEFGIFPPTTPFRIDIVPTIAPVVAGNGPSGELTELKVAQVLANIVQNDGSEEIVLSGAFDTNIGMDLEFAPGGLGIVLSAPLAGDITVAIIHNPLGVDEVALETTVLPPLVSVLLPDLASSLASFPLPEFLGLNLSGVEVSKNDEFLSLFADLSPAP, from the coding sequence GTGGGCATCTCCCGCTTTCCCGCTCGGCTCTGGATTCTCGTCACCTCGCTCCTCATGCTCACCACAAGCCCGGCCCTCGCGCTGGTCTCCACAGACGAGCGCAAATGCATCGACGAGATCAACAAGGGCGGTCGCAAGATCGCTCTTGTGCAGAACAAGGCGATCCAAAGCTGTGTCCGCTTCTTTTCGAAGGGGCTCCTCTCCACGACTCTCGACGACTGCATGGTCGAAGGCTTGCCGCCCAAGGTCTCGCTAAACGTCGACAAGGTCGAGGCCAAGGCCGACAAGGTCTGTGACGGCGCCCCGCCGTCCTTCGGCCCGTCCAGTACGACGAGCCAGACGGCAACGGCGATCACCACGTCGTTCGACCTGTTGTCTGACGTGTTCGGAGCCGCACCGGTCGAGCCCATCATGGCGACGTCCGATCCCGAAGCAAAGTGCCAGAGCACGATGCTGAAGGACCTGCACAAGTGCGAAGACACCCGACTGAAAGAGTTCCGCAATTGCGTGCGTGACGGAATCAAGTTCGGGCAGATCGACAACGAAGCCGACATGGAACTGCTCTGCCTTCAGGCGCCAGGTCAAACTGAACCCAACGGAAAGATTGCTGCAAACTGCATCAACAAGCCGACCGGCCACGTGAGCGGACGATGTGTGAGCAAGGGGGTCGCTCTCGACACCGCGTTCCCGGGCTGCGGCACGACGGACGCCGGCGAACTCGTCGAGTGCATCGACGAGGCGGCCCGATGCCGACTCTGTAACTTCGCGGTCGAAGTCGACGGCCTCATCACCGATTGTGATCTCTACGACGACGAGACGGCCAACTTCAGCTGCGCGACGCCGAACATCTGCGGAGACAGCACCATTCTCGAGGCCGAGACCTGCGACGACGGAAACCGGCTCTCGGGCGACGGCTGCGACTCGACTTGTCAGAGCGAGACCGGCTACGACTGTACCGGCGAGCCCAGCACGTGTGACGAAATCTGCGGCGACGGCCTGATCGTCGGCGGCGAGACCTGCGACGACAGCGGCACGGACGCCGGCGACGGTTGTAGCGCCACCTGTCAGATCGAATCCGGCTTCAACTGCTCCGGCCAGCCCAGCACCTGTGCGGAAGTCTGCGGTGACGGCCTGATCGTCGGAACCGAGACCTGCGACGACGGCGGCACGGCGGCCGGCGACGGCTGCGACGCGAGCTGTCAGCTCGAGTCCGGCTTCAACTGCTCCGGCCAGCCCACCGTTTGTACCAACGTCTGCGGTGACGGCCAGATCGTCAGCGGCGAGAGCTGTGACGATGGCGGCACAGCGCCGGGCGACGGCTGCGATGGCAGCTGTCAACTCGAATCGGGCTTCAACTGCTCCGGTCAGCCCACCGTTTGTACGAACATCTGCGGCGACGGCCTGATCGTCAGCGGCGAGATCTGCGACGATGGCGGCACCACGCCGGGAGACGGCTGTGACGGTGTCTGCGCAATCGAAAGCGGTTACGCCTGCGCCGGCCAGCCCAGCGTCTGCGGCGAAGTCTGCGGCGACGGCTTGATCGTCGGAGCAGAAGCCTGCGACGACGGCGGCACGACTCCGGGCGACGGCTGCAACGGCAGCTGCCAACTCGAAGTCGGCTTCAACTGCTCCGGCCAGCCGACCTCCTGCTCGCCGATCTGCGGCGACGGCCTGGTCGTCTCTGGCGAGACCTGTGACGACGCCGGCACCACGCCGGGCGACGGCTGTGACGCCTCGTGTCAGACCGAGACGGGCTATGCGTGCGGCGGTCAGCCGAGCACGTGCGCACCGGTCTGCGGCGACGGACTCGTGATCTCTCCGGAGACCTGTGATGATTTCGGCTCCGCGCCGGGCGACGGCTGCAACGCCACCTGCGGCGTTGAATCGGGCTGGGCCTGCTCCGGCGAGCCGAGCACCTGCAACATCTTCACGGTGGTCATCAACACGCCGACGCACGGTTCCTTCACGACGTCGGCGACGACGAACGTGGCCGGTGTCGTGAACTTCCTCAATCCTGCTCAGGCCGCATTGACCATCAACGGCGTTTCGGTGCCGGTGGGCGGCGGCGGCACGTTCTCGACCACGGTCACTCTCGACCAGCCGGGAATCTTCACGCCGATCCGCGCGACCGTCACCGACACGACCTTCGGCGGCAACGCGCACGACCGAGTCGTGGCGATCTTCGGACCTTCGGTCGCCGACGGTGCGCTCTCCGCGGAGAGCGTTGCCCTACGGCTCAACGATAGCGGCCTCGACGAGGCCGAGCCCCTAGTGGCCCAGTTGGCCGGCAGCGGCCTCGATCTCGCGACACTGATTCCGGTCGGCACGACGCTGATCAGCGACACCTGCTTCTTGGACTCCTTCCTTGGATGTGTCGGCAGCGGGAGTGTGAGCGTCGTAAACCCGGCGCCTTCGATCAGCGGGTTCGGCATCGCGATGGACTCGATGACGAACTTCGTCGAGGGCATCATCACGGTCACCGACATCGACGTGAACGTTTACCTGAACGGCTCCGGCCTCGTGCCGAGCTGTGACATCAACATCAGCGCGAACAGCGCGACATTCGACGGAGACTACGCCCTCCAGCCCGACCCGGGCGACGCCAGCACCATCGACGTCAACCAGGTCGGCACTCTGGGCGTCAGTTTCGGCGGGTTCAGCACGAGCTTCGGCGGCATCTGTGACGCTCCGATCATCGGCGACATCATTCAGGCCTTCCTACCCGATGTGGAAGCTCTGACGATCGACGCGATGAAGGACTTCCTGTCGGATCCCGATGGTGCGGGCCCGGCGGATGGTCCGATCGGTGATGCCATCGAGGCGGCTCTTGCCGACATCTCGATTTCCGGGCCGATCGGTTCCGGTCTGGGCGTCATCCTCGACACGCCGCTCTTCGACGTGCTCGAGGACACCAACGGCATCACGATCGGCACCAACTCCTCCTTCACGACTGAAGTCGGATCCGGCCCGGGCCAGTGCATTCCCCCCGCCGGAGCGCCGGACCTGACCGAGTCTCTCGCGGTCAACCAGCTGTTCCCGACCTTTGGGCTGAACACCCCAGTCGGCGGCCTGCCGTATGAGTTGGGGCTGTGCATCTCGTCCGAGGGCTTCAACCAGCTGCTCAAGGCCCAGATCGAGTGTGGCCTGCTGGTCAGCAGCATCACGGAACTCGACCTCGGTGGCGGCGCGATCCCCCTCACCGCGAGCACACTGGCGCTCCTGATTCCGGAATTCGGAATCTTCCCGCCGACCACCCCGTTCCGGATCGACATCGTGCCGACGATCGCGCCAGTCGTCGCGGGCAACGGTCCTTCGGGAGAGCTCACTGAGCTCAAGGTCGCTCAGGTCCTTGCGAACATTGTCCAGAACGATGGCAGTGAAGAAATCGTGCTCTCGGGTGCGTTCGACACGAACATCGGAATGGATCTCGAGTTTGCGCCGGGTGGTCTCGGCATCGTCCTGTCGGCGCCTCTGGCGGGCGACATCACGGTCGCCATCATCCACAACCCGCTTGGGGTGGACGAGGTCGCGCTCGAGACGACGGTTCTTCCGCCGCTCGTGAGTGTCCTCCTTCCCGACCTGGCCTCGTCGCTGGCGAGCTTCCCGCTGCCCGAGTTCCTCGGGCTGAATCTCTCCGGAGTCGAAGTCTCGAAGAACGACGAGTTCCTGTCGCTCTTCGCCGACCTCAGCCCGGCACCGTAA
- a CDS encoding antibiotic biosynthesis monooxygenase has translation MPSIIANIKVKEDKVDEAKTFFSKLATDTLANEEGTLAYVAHQRKDDPTMFVFYEKYADDAAFAKHGENLGAHGKAFVAVMAGPPEIIFINEI, from the coding sequence ATGCCCAGCATCATCGCGAACATCAAAGTGAAGGAAGACAAGGTCGACGAAGCGAAGACGTTCTTCAGCAAACTCGCGACCGACACGCTTGCCAACGAGGAAGGCACGCTCGCCTACGTCGCGCACCAGCGCAAAGACGATCCGACGATGTTCGTCTTCTATGAGAAGTACGCCGACGACGCCGCCTTCGCGAAGCACGGCGAGAATCTCGGCGCTCACGGGAAGGCGTTCGTTGCTGTCATGGCCGGCCCGCCCGAGATCATCTTCATCAACGAGATCTAG